In Salinarimonas sp., a genomic segment contains:
- a CDS encoding sugar ABC transporter ATP-binding protein — MRTLAHHTPAELSELASRAPLLHIDGVTKTFPGVKALDDVSLEVRAGEVHALLGENGAGKSTLMKVLAGNHQADRGQIHLGGEPIRVSNPHEAKHLGIVLIHQELSLAPEMTVAENIFLGSLPRRALGFVDFRKLYADAGRILDRLGCRFEASDKVETLSIANRQMVEIARALVFTPKIVVFDEPTASLTDAEKVVLFDVIRSLQAENVGIVYISHRMDEIFTLSDRITVLRDGAVRGTLVTAETNEEEVTRLMIGRDLEPRAHARAREPGPVALEVKGLSCADLFRDVSFSVREGEVVGMYGLIGAGRTEIAETIFGLRAPDAGEIRRDGEVVAIASPPDAIAHGIALAPESRKEQGLVLGMSCRDNMSLSQLGEVSRAGWLDRSAEQAIYDRYAERLALKSPSWRTPVVNLSGGNQQKVVLGKWLGTAPKVLIIDEPTRGIDVGSKSEIHKLIRELAASGMAVLMISSEMPEVLGVSDRILALYHGRVAAEFDAQTVTEDALVQAISGL, encoded by the coding sequence GTGAGAACGCTCGCCCACCACACCCCCGCCGAGCTCTCCGAGCTCGCGTCCCGCGCCCCGCTGCTGCACATCGACGGCGTCACCAAGACGTTCCCCGGCGTGAAGGCGCTCGACGACGTCTCGCTCGAGGTCCGCGCCGGCGAGGTCCACGCGCTGCTCGGCGAGAACGGCGCCGGCAAGTCCACCCTGATGAAGGTGCTCGCCGGCAACCACCAGGCCGATCGCGGCCAGATCCACCTCGGGGGCGAGCCGATCCGGGTCTCGAACCCGCACGAGGCCAAGCATCTCGGCATCGTGCTGATCCACCAGGAGCTCTCGCTCGCGCCAGAGATGACGGTCGCGGAGAACATCTTCCTCGGCTCGCTGCCGCGCCGCGCGCTGGGCTTCGTGGACTTCCGCAAGCTCTATGCGGACGCGGGCCGCATCCTCGACCGGCTGGGCTGCCGGTTCGAGGCCTCCGACAAGGTCGAGACCCTCTCCATCGCCAACCGGCAGATGGTCGAGATCGCCCGCGCGCTGGTGTTCACGCCCAAGATCGTCGTCTTCGACGAGCCCACCGCCTCGCTCACGGACGCGGAGAAGGTGGTGCTGTTCGACGTCATCCGCTCGCTCCAGGCGGAGAACGTCGGCATCGTCTACATCTCGCACCGGATGGACGAGATCTTCACGCTGTCCGACCGCATCACCGTCCTGCGCGACGGCGCGGTGCGCGGGACGCTCGTCACCGCGGAGACGAACGAGGAGGAGGTCACCCGGCTGATGATCGGCCGGGACCTCGAGCCGCGCGCCCACGCCCGCGCCCGCGAGCCGGGGCCGGTCGCGCTCGAGGTGAAGGGCCTGTCCTGCGCCGACCTGTTCCGCGACGTCTCCTTCAGCGTGCGCGAGGGCGAGGTGGTGGGCATGTACGGCCTCATCGGCGCCGGGCGCACCGAGATCGCCGAGACGATCTTCGGCCTGCGCGCGCCCGACGCCGGCGAGATCCGGCGCGATGGGGAGGTGGTCGCGATCGCGTCCCCGCCGGACGCCATCGCCCACGGCATCGCGCTCGCGCCCGAGAGCCGCAAGGAGCAGGGGCTCGTGCTGGGCATGAGCTGCCGGGACAACATGTCCCTCTCCCAGCTCGGCGAGGTCTCCCGCGCCGGCTGGCTCGATCGCTCCGCCGAGCAGGCGATCTACGACCGCTACGCCGAGCGCCTCGCGCTGAAGTCGCCGAGCTGGCGCACGCCGGTCGTCAACCTCTCGGGCGGCAACCAGCAGAAGGTCGTGCTCGGCAAGTGGCTCGGCACCGCGCCGAAGGTGCTGATCATCGACGAGCCGACGCGGGGCATCGACGTCGGCTCCAAGTCGGAGATCCACAAGCTGATCCGCGAGCTCGCCGCGAGTGGCATGGCGGTCCTGATGATCTCCTCCGAGATGCCCGAGGTGCTCGGCGTCTCGGACCGCATCCTCGCTCTCTATCACGGGCGCGTCGCCGCGGAGTTCGACGCGCAGACGGTGACGGAGGACGCCCTCGTGCAGGCGATCTCGGGGCTATGA
- a CDS encoding ABC transporter permease, translating into MTTSPYRLLSRVPPIWLILIACTAFFSVFADSFFDIGNFTNILIQTSTIGLIALGMTVVMINGNIDLSVGAVVALAASLAVGLQADLGIWPAVLVGLGAGMALGFLNGMIVWKTGVDAFIVTLGAMMGVRGLVFLYTGEQSFFSMDFAYADFGMSSVAGVPTLAWIFLALTLVMHVVMTRTSHGRNAYAVGGNREAAENAGIRVGWHMVANFVVVGFFAALAGITLSTQMGASTPNLGTNYELWVITAVVLGGTKLTGGAGTILGTLGGVLTIGVLRNGMNLMQVPAFYVLVVMGVILIAVLLVDARINRREAGEVKL; encoded by the coding sequence CTCCTCTCCCGCGTGCCCCCGATCTGGCTGATCCTGATCGCCTGCACGGCCTTCTTCTCGGTCTTCGCGGACAGCTTCTTCGACATCGGCAACTTCACCAACATCCTGATCCAGACCTCGACGATCGGCCTGATCGCGCTGGGCATGACGGTGGTGATGATCAACGGCAACATCGACCTCTCGGTCGGCGCCGTGGTCGCGCTCGCGGCGAGCCTCGCGGTGGGGCTCCAGGCCGATCTCGGCATCTGGCCGGCGGTCCTGGTGGGGCTCGGCGCCGGGATGGCGCTCGGCTTCCTCAACGGCATGATCGTTTGGAAGACCGGCGTCGACGCCTTCATCGTCACGCTCGGCGCGATGATGGGCGTGCGCGGCCTGGTGTTCCTCTACACCGGCGAGCAGTCCTTCTTCTCGATGGACTTCGCCTATGCCGATTTCGGCATGTCGTCCGTCGCCGGCGTGCCGACGCTCGCCTGGATCTTCCTCGCGCTGACCCTCGTCATGCACGTGGTGATGACGCGCACGAGCCACGGCCGCAACGCCTATGCGGTGGGCGGCAATCGCGAGGCGGCGGAGAACGCCGGCATCCGCGTCGGCTGGCACATGGTGGCGAACTTCGTCGTCGTCGGCTTCTTCGCGGCGCTCGCCGGGATCACGCTCTCGACCCAGATGGGCGCCTCGACCCCCAATCTGGGCACGAACTACGAGCTGTGGGTCATCACCGCCGTCGTGCTCGGCGGCACCAAGCTCACCGGCGGGGCGGGCACGATCCTCGGCACGCTCGGCGGCGTGCTCACCATCGGCGTCTTGCGCAACGGCATGAACCTGATGCAGGTGCCCGCCTTCTACGTCCTCGTCGTGATGGGCGTCATCCTGATCGCGGTCCTGCTCGTCGACGCGCGCATCAACCGCCGCGAGGCGGGGGAGGTGAAGCTGTGA